One window of the Microplitis demolitor isolate Queensland-Clemson2020A chromosome 10, iyMicDemo2.1a, whole genome shotgun sequence genome contains the following:
- the LOC103570683 gene encoding FHF complex subunit HOOK interacting protein 2A, with amino-acid sequence MISGFQVALKNTIDVIAPPATPIQDFIYHWKQLMKFYSSHKTNCKVSIENTGIPQHLNHLLEILLNEEKESDNPGSCLEYLLQYKLLDWLATLATAETPPGMRLVCLIFFKKLLARTKFPLLHQAAVYGPVLRLISLCSGSIPSPIEAEEIKFLLTLCFLICRYPHLTNIVNDCSVRLEQSAVNGSERLDIQSVTYIPSRQRSNTNPLFKPLNTQAITLVNPNLFACNYNQRRSICTERFKKSAKHCDKIRRKINGRSNESTSSRDTENSSRCSSPVEKNNDAALETIVDNCDYENCDKESDRVSSSVFDIDAKLQDLEELRIDDYRGNELVHDINEGDDKRQNLSISPDPESSNLLLDALISYLNSADNTVRVRACEGIMVLATLEEPAFARTMAQSDLPRVLTARLENLFNCIPAHVDPAEIDEIDFTWGLDSPLWTKEKKFPGCRQVAAYFMSFDYCDQLIKEAHPDVAAALAKAIRLLFFEKVLTPALVDHHVVLITALVTETLRKITGSILNAELGYWLVGIQRAPVADVCETSIIERLIENCYSDSDDLTLETLKLFEAILEIRNEHVFHCMVLSYLTSRGYYDTSAADSAIASWSDEEDEREREKKGSLDFSQEQTHSRTLAPSNIHRILNCFLSLVPRQLQSDPGEDDYARYMADWEKQYQRVKNECALFAWPLEAISVDDSGSYDSRPEADHCSSRFYMGPFIVMLLDKVSNIPNQKYEINLQLTVVISKLALLPHPYLHEFLLNPLVPLIPGTKSLFNCLQKTVKQLVSEVSKLPKYKDELRETRKKLLQETSQDSIKENILYESIVITEEFCKELAAIAYVKYQHSM; translated from the exons atgatcagCGGGTTCCAAGTAGCCTTGAAAAATACCATCGACGTC ATAGCCCCACCAGCAACACCAATCcaggattttatttatcactggAAGCAGTTGATGAAGTTTTATTCTAGTCATAAAACCAACTGCAAAGTCTCAATTGAAAACACAGGAATTCCTCAGCATTTGAACCACCTGCTGGAAATTTTACTGAATGAAGAGAAAGAAAGCGACAATCCCGGGTCATGTCTAGAGTATTTACTGCAATACAAACTCCTGGACTGGCTGGCAACGCTGGCCACTGCAGAGACACCACCAGGAATGCGACTAGTCtgcttgatattttttaaaaaacttctcGCCCGAACAAAGTTTCCTCTGCTGCATCAAGCCGCAGTATACGGGCCAGTATTGCGGCTGATAAGTCTCTGCAGTGGCAGCATCCCATCGCCGATCGAAGCTGAAGAAATCAAATTTCTCTTGACACTCTGCTTCCTCATATGCAGATACCCGCACTTGACAAATATCGTCAACGACTGCAGTGTCCGTCTCGAGCAGTCCGCAGTCAATGGTTCTGAGCGGCTTGACATTCAGTCAGTAACTTACATTCCCAGCAGGCAGAGATCTAATACAAATCCATTATTCAAACCACTAAATACCCAAGCAATAACTCTGGTAAATCCAAATTTGTTTGCTTGTAATTATAATCAGAGACGATCGATCTGTACCGAGAGGTTTAAAAAGTCTGCTAAACACTGTGATAAAATTCgtagaaaaattaatggtCGTTCCAACGAGTCAACGTCTTCACGTGATACTGAAAACTCATCGCGTTGTTCTAGtccagttgaaaaaaataatgacgcAGCGTTGGAGACAATTGTAGATAACTGCGATTATGAAAATTGTGATAAAGAATCCGATCGTGTTTCTTCTTCAGTATTTGATATTGATGCTAAACTACAGGATCTTGAAGAATTGAGGATAGATGATTACCGTGGTAATGAACTAGTCCATGATATTAATGAGGGTGATGATAAAAGACAGAATTTATCTATTTCTCCTGATCCCGAGAGCTCAAACTTACTTTTAGATGCCTTAATATCTTACTTGAATAGTGCT GATAATACAGTAAGAGTAAGAGCCTGTGAAGGAATAATGGTTTTAGCGACACTAGAGGAACCAGCATTTGCACGTACGATGGCACAAAGTGATTTGCCAAGAGTACTTACGGCTAGATTAGAGAATTTATTCAACTGTATACCAGCACACGTGGACCCTGCAGAGATAGACGAGATAGATTTCACGTGGGGTCTGGATTCCCCGCTCTGgacaaaggaaaaaaaatttccagggTGCAGACAAGTCGCTGCTTACTTTATGTCATTCGATTACTGCGACCAGTTGATCAAAGAGGCTCATCCTGATGTAGCTGCCGCTCTTGCCAAAGCtattagattattattttttgaaaaagtattaACACCAGCACTAGTAGATCATCATGTCGTATTGATTACTGCGTTGGTCACTGAAACGCTTAGAAAAATAACTGGATCCATATTAAATGCTg AGCTTGGCTATTGGTTGGTAGGTATTCAAAGAGCTCCAGTTGCTGATGTATGTGAGACATCAATAATAGAACGTTTGATAGAAAATTGTTATTCAGATAGTGATGATCTGACTTTAGAAACATTGAAACTGTTTGAAGCGATACTAGAAATACGAAATGAACACGTGTTCCACTGTATGGTTCTTTCATATTTAACATCACGTGGTTACTATGACACATCAGCAGCAGACAGTGCAATAGCATCCTGGAGCGATGAGGAAGACGAACGAGAGCGTGAAAAAAAAGGCTCGCTAGATTTCTCTCAAGAACAGACCCACAGCCGAACTTTGGCGCCCAGTAACATTCACCGGATACTCAATTGCTTTTTATCTCTGGTACCGAGACAACTGCAGAGTGATCCAGGTGAAGATGATTACGCGCGTTACATGGCCGACTGGGAAAAACAGTACCAGCGAGTTAAAAATGAGTGCGCTCTATTTGCTTGGCCGCTGGAAGCTATTTCTGTTGACGACTCTGGCAGTTATGACTCACGACCTGAAGCAGATCATTGCTCTTCTAGGTTTTACATGGGCCCTTTTATTGTCATGCTGCTTGATAAAGTATCAAACATTCCgaatcaaaaatatgaaataaatttacagttAACTGTAGTAATTTCAAAACTTGCTTTGCTACCGCATCCGTACTTACATGAGTTTCTACTCAATCCTCTGGTGCCTCTAATTCCTGGCACCAAAAGTTTGTTTAATTGTCTACAGAAAACAGTTAAACAATTAGTCAGCGAAGTTAGCAAATTGCCAAAGTATAAAGATGAATTAAGagaaactagaaaaaaattattacaagaaACTTCACAGGAttc aataaaagaaaatattttgtatgaaaGTATTGTAATAACTGAAGAATTTTGTAAAGAATTAGCAGCAATAGCTTATGTTAAATATCAACATTCCATGTAA
- the LOC103570682 gene encoding transcription elongation factor SPT6 → MNFLKNAEEYEEVENRRIKNNVIESDDDESSSSESEESAGADDEKVNGSKRKIINDDDDDFDDRLEDDDYDLIEENLGITVDRRRFKRLKQMPADGSDDEDEDNGKTEKDSIANELFENSIDDDTQKRSPSRESEHQGSNLDDDDQSVASEDDFIVDNDDKPIPKRKYVSAGDPALDQAREIFGVDFDYNTVRHQYDDDMFPEDENKENEDEKKKTRKPTAQNIFQIYEPSDLKRSFYTDLDHEIRCKDIPERMQLRSTPITPVPKDSSELDEEAKWIYKHAFIQRKILQQVTDNFGFKGPKTVEKIKNALNLMRNQNFEVPFIAFYRKELVAPELNIDDLWKVYKFDAKWCQLHQSKKKLLSLFENMRDFQLDELMKNPDASLPNEIRVIKDKDIERLKNVQTNEERNDVYNHFMLYYSRDIPRMKEILRQKEMEAQQEKNRKRQQHLLEAEKNSEDPSLGDEDAEKTEKNNCTLKQAVRSGPYALYVRAGLSSFAKKFGLTPEHFAENLQDNYQRHEVSQVPVHPDVVAQSYLGKSFQSTEEVLKAVQHMVAIQLAREPIVRKCARKIYMDRAKLSVRPTKKGIREIDESHPIYTMKYLKNKPVRELVDHMWLKLSTAEADGLITITFSETVEGIVGSDFISEFKQLYIKDEFSRNVQDWNNLRTGSVELAFKKYIIPDLKNELRANITAEAKESITYLCCRKLFNWIKFAPYTCRFHGLDDEVWNTGKGIRSMGIAYVPDVNQAAFASIVTPDGECVDFLKLPHLLKRKNSFNQNERHLKEADLLSLRNFIRKNKPHIVVIGGESRDAQTISNDIRKCLKTLADKEHYPAIQVEICDSNVAKIFSTSNRGVAEFRDFPPLLRESISLARRLQNPLGEFSQLCNPDEDLLCLKFHPLQDLLSKEELLVDLYAEFINRVNEIGVDLSSNNIYNKNLLQFVCGLGPRKSQGLLKILKSKKNKLENRTQLVTMCHMGPTVFINCAGFIKIDTDTLDDNSDVYIEMLDSTRIHPETYEWARKMAVDVLEYENANLDPGTAIEEIIKTPDKLHDLDLDDFAVELERQGFGNKIITLYDVQTELTDRYKDLRVPYESPSPEEMFTLVTKETRETFYVGKLVQATVIGFQFIKPARKQLDQAHPVKNYDTGLWQCPFCSKDDFFELFEVWNHFDTGACPGKVTGVRLRLDNGLSGYIHSTNISDNYVANPQDRVHIQQVIACRVTKVDVNQFSSECSSKSSDLADVNNTWRPAKDLFYDTEAEEEDKRAEKESRKSKQPVYTKRLIVHPSFHNISFVEAEKMMKTMDQGETIIRPSSKGIDHLTVTWKVTDDIYQHINVIETDKSNSFSLGRSLWIGTEKFEDLDEILVRYINVMVGNVVEILKFKYYRREVLGFKDKAEQILREQKRKNPPSIPYIFSASKNYPGKFLLSYVPQFKCYHEYVTVVPQGFKYRNKVFNNLNTLICWFKKHFNDPIVVPPGLSETTSHNTSEIRCLVA, encoded by the exons atgaatttc ttaaaaaacGCTGAGGAGTATGAAGAAGTTGAAAACAGAAGAATTAAGAATAACGTGATAGAAAGCGACGACGATGAAAGCAGTAGCAGCGAAAGTGAGGAAAGTGCCGGAGCCGACGATGAAAAAGTCAACgggagtaaaagaaaaataattaatgacgaCGACGATGACTTTGATGATCGTTTGGAGGACGATGATTATGATttgattgaagaaaatttgGGCATTACTGTTGACCGTCGACGATTTAAACGTTTGAAGCAGATGCCAGCCGACGGATCTGACGACGAAGATGAAGATAATGGAAAGACTGAGAAAGACTCTATTgctaatgaattatttgaaaatagcaTTGATGAT gataCTCAAAAACGAAGTCCCAGTCGCGAATCGGAGCATCAGGGATCCAATCTTGACGACGATGATCAAAGTGTTGCATCAGAAGATGATTTTATTGTTGACAATGATGACAAGCCCATACCCAAGAGGAAATATGTTTCTGCAGGCGATCCAGCTCTGGACCAGGCCAGGGAAATATTTGGTGTCGACTTTGATTATAATACTGTACGACACCAGTACGACGATGACATGTTTCCAGAAGACGAAAATAAGGAAAATGAAgatgagaagaaaaaaacaagaaaaccTACAGcccaaaatattttccaaatatACGAGCCCAGTGATTTAAAACGATCATTCTATACGGACTTAGATCATGAGATCCGTTGCAAGGACATTCCTGAGAGAATGCAGTTGCGCTCAACGCCGATTACTCCTGTACCTAAAGATTCCAGCGAGCTTGATGAAGAGGCCAAGTGGATTTATAAGCATGCATTCATAcaacgaaaaattttacaacaaGTTACGGATAATTTTGGATTTAAAGGACCAAAAACGGTGGAGAAAATAAAGAATGCGTTGAATTTGATGCGTAATCAAAACTTCGAAGTTCCTTTTATAGCTTTTTACCGGAAGGAACTAGTGGCACCAGAATTGAACATCGATGATTTGTGGAAAGTGTACAAGTTTGATGCTAAATGGTGTCAACTGCAccagagcaaaaaaaaattgctgagTTTGTTTGAGAATATGAGAGATTTTCAATTGGACGAATTAATGAAGAATCCTGATGCGTCACTTCCAAATGAAATTCGGGTTATCAAAGACAAAGATATCGAGCGTTTGAAGAACGTCCAAACAAACGAAGAGAGAAATGACGTTTATAATCATTTCATGCTCTACTACAGTCGCGACATTCCGCGAATGAAGGAAATCTTAAGACAGAAGGAGATGGAAGCTCAACaggaaaaaaataggaaaCGTCAACAACATCTTTTGGAGgctgaaaaaaatagtgaagaTCCATCGCTTGGGGATGAAGATGCTGAaaagactgaaaaaaataactgtacTCTTAAGCAGGCCGTCAGAAGTGGACCTTACGCACTTTATGTCCGCGCCGGGCTCAGCagttttgctaaaaaatttgGTCTCACTCCTGAACACTttgctgaaaatttacaagacAATTATCAGCGTCATGAAGTCAGTCAAGTTCCAGTTCATCCTGATGTAGTGGCGCAAAGCTATcttgggaaaagtttccagtCCACAGAAGAAGTTTTGAAAGCTGTTCAGCACATGGTGGCCATCCAACTGGCACGTGAACCAATTGTACGAAAATGTGCTCGTAAAATTTACATGGATCGTGCTAAGCTGTCAGTACGCCCGACTAAAAAAGGAATCAGAGAAATAGATGAAAGTCATCCGATCTATACCATGAAGTACTTGAAAAACAAACCAGTTCGTGAACTTGTCGATCATATGTGGCTCAAGTTATCGACTGCCGAGGCTGACGGTTTGATAACAATCACATTCAGCGAAACTGTTGAAGGTATTGTCGGCTCAGACTTTATCAGTGAATTCAAGCAGCTATACATCAAAGATGAATTCAGCAGAAATGTCCAAGACTGGAATAATTTACGTACTGGTAGTGTAGAAttggcttttaaaaaatatattataccaGACTTGAAGAATGAATTAAGAGCTAATATCACCGCTGAAGCAAAGGAATCCATCACGTACTTGTGCTGTCGCAAGTTATTCAACTGGATAAAGTTTGCTCCCTACACATGCAGATTTCATGGCCTAGATGATGAGGTTTGGAACACTGGAAAAGGCATCAGGTCGATGGGAATCGCTTATGTTCCAGATGTCAATCAAGCTGCGTTTGCTTCAATCGTCACTCCGGATGGTGAGTGTgttgactttttaaaattgcctCATTTGTTAAAACGCAAGAATAGTTTCAACCAAAACGAAAGACATCTCAAAGAAGCTGATTTACTTTCTCTGagaaattttatcagaaaaaataaGCCTCATATTGTAGTAATTGGTGGTGAATCCAGAGATGCTCAAACAATTTCCAATGACATCAGAAAATGCTTGAAAACGCTTGCTGATAAAGAACATTATCCTGCTATACAAGTTGAAATATGTGACTCTAATGTAGCGAAGATATTTTCTACCAGCAATAGAGGAGTAGCAGAATTTCGTGACTTCCCTCCACTACTGAGAGAATCGATTTCACTTGCGCGACGTCTACAAAATCCTCTCGGGGAATTTTCGCAGCTTTGTAATCCAGATGAAGACTTGCTCTGCTTGAAATTCCATCCCCTTCAAGATTTACTTTCAAAAGAAGAGCTTTTGGTGGATTTGTATGCCGAATTTATCAACAGAGTCAACGAAATTGGTGTCGACTTGAGCAGCAATAAtatctacaataaaaatttattacaattcgTATGTGGATTAGGCCCCAGAAAAAGTCAGGGTCTATTGAAAATActgaaaagcaaaaaaaataaattggaaaatcGTACTCAATTGGTTACCATGTGCCATATGGGACCAacagtttttataaattgcgctggatttataaaaatagacacGGATACTCTCGACGACAACTCAGATGTCTACATTGAGATGTTGGACAGCACGAGAATTCATCCAGAAACGTACGAGTGGGCGCGTAAAATGGCTGTCGATGTTCTAGAATACGAGAATGCAAATTTAGATCCAGGTACAGCTATCGAAGAGATAATAAAAACTCCCGACAAGCTTCATGACTTAGATCTCGATGACTTTGCCGTCGAATTAGAGAGACAAGgctttggaaataaaattattactcttTATGACGTCCAAACTGAATTAACTGATCGTTACAAAGATCTACGAGTACCCTATGAATCTCCATCTCCCGAAGAAATGTTTACTTTAGTAACCAAAGAAACTCGAGAGACTTTTTACGTTGGTAAACTAGTCCAGGCAACAGTTATTGGGTTCCAATTCATAAAACCCGCACGTAAACAACTGGACCAAGCACACCccgttaaaaattatgatactggACTCTGGCAGTGTCCATTCTGTTCCAAGGATGACTTTTTTGAACTCTTTGAAGTATGGAATCATTTTGACACGGGAGCTTGTCCAGGAAAAGTTACCGGCGTTAGACTCCGCCTGGACAATGGACTGTCTGGATACATTCATTCTACAAATATATCTGATAATTATGTCGCAAATCCTCAAGACCGAGTACATATCCAACAAGTGATAGCTTGCCGTGTTACCAAAGTTGATGTAAACCAATTCAGCAGCGAATGTTCCAGCAAAAGCAGCGATCTTGCTGACGTAAATAATACCTGGCGACCTGCTAAGGACTTATTCTACGACACAGAGGCTGAAGAAGAAGATAAAAGAGCAGAAAAAGAAAGCAGGAAAAGTAAACAGCCGGTTTATACAAAACGTCTTATTGTTCATCCGTCATTTCACAACATAAGTTTCGTTGAAGCTGAGAAAATGATGAAGACTATGGATCAAGGGGAAACTATTATCAGACCCAGCAGCAAAGGAATCGATCATTTAACAGTCACTTGGAAAGTAACTGATGACATTTATCAGCACATTAATGTTATTGAAACAGATAAATCAAATTCTTTTTCATTGGGACGAAGTTTGTGGATCggcactgaaaaatttgaagactTGGATGAAATACTTGTGAGATATATCAACGTGATGGTTGGTAACGTCGTAGAAATACTTAAATTCAAGTACTATCGTCGTGAGGTTCTTGGATTCAAAGACAAGGCTGAGCAAATATTAAGGGAACAGAAGAGAAAAAATCCTCCTAGTATTCCATACATTTTTTCGGCttcgaaaaattatcctggtaaatttttattatcgtaTGTGCCTCAATTTAAATGTTACCATGAGTATGTTACTGTTGTCCCACAGGGATTCAAATATCGCAACAAAGTGTTCAATAATCTTAATACGTTAATATGTTGGTTCAAAAAACATTTCAATGACCCAATTGTTGTACCCCCTGGGTTGTCTGAAACGACATCTCATAATACTTCAGAGATCAGATGTTTAGTtgcttaa